In Methylomonas sp. MK1, the following are encoded in one genomic region:
- the aroA gene encoding 3-phosphoshikimate 1-carboxyvinyltransferase: protein MSQTITFQVQPGGSLRGEIRVPGDKSMSHRSIMLGSLAEGVTHVTGFLNAEDAISTLEAFRSMGVKIEGPVNGEVTIHGVGKHGLKAPQAPLYLGNSGTSMRLLSGLLAGQPFDTVLTGDKSLESRPMKRVTAPLALMGAEIITQENGTAPLHIKGKAGKLQGIHYDMPIASAQVKSCLLLAGMYAEGETSVTEPAPTRDHTERMLNGFGYPVTREGSTARITNQGKLTAARIDVPSDISSAAFFLVGASIAPDSDVTLRHVGINPTRTGIIDILRLMGANIEVLNEREVGGEPVADLRVRSSQLKGINIPEHLVPLAIDEFPVLFVAAACAEGQTVLTGAEELRVKESDRIQVMADGLQILGVDAQPTKDGMVINGGGHIGSGEVESHGDHRIAMSFSIAGLRASGSITIKDCANVNTSFPEFRDLATKLGLVLTSF, encoded by the coding sequence ATGTCACAAACCATTACTTTTCAAGTGCAGCCGGGCGGTAGCTTGCGCGGCGAAATCCGTGTGCCTGGCGATAAATCCATGTCGCACCGTTCCATCATGCTGGGCTCGTTAGCGGAAGGCGTCACGCATGTCACCGGTTTTTTGAATGCTGAAGATGCTATTTCTACCTTAGAAGCCTTCCGGTCCATGGGCGTGAAGATTGAAGGGCCGGTTAATGGGGAAGTGACAATTCATGGCGTTGGCAAGCACGGCTTAAAAGCACCGCAAGCGCCTTTGTATTTGGGTAATTCGGGTACCTCCATGCGATTGCTGAGTGGTTTGTTGGCTGGTCAGCCTTTCGATACGGTGTTGACTGGCGACAAGTCGCTGGAATCGCGGCCGATGAAACGGGTGACCGCGCCGTTGGCATTGATGGGGGCCGAGATTATTACCCAGGAAAACGGCACCGCGCCGCTGCATATCAAAGGTAAAGCCGGCAAATTACAAGGCATTCATTACGATATGCCGATTGCCAGCGCCCAGGTCAAATCCTGTTTGTTGCTTGCCGGCATGTATGCCGAAGGCGAGACCAGCGTCACCGAACCTGCACCAACCCGCGATCACACCGAGCGCATGTTGAACGGTTTTGGCTACCCGGTCACGCGCGAAGGCAGTACCGCGCGCATCACTAACCAAGGCAAGTTAACTGCGGCGCGTATTGATGTGCCCAGCGATATTTCCTCGGCGGCGTTTTTTCTGGTCGGCGCCAGTATAGCGCCCGATTCCGATGTGACCTTGCGTCACGTCGGTATTAATCCAACCCGTACCGGCATCATTGATATTTTGAGGTTGATGGGCGCTAACATTGAAGTGTTGAACGAAAGAGAAGTGGGTGGCGAACCGGTTGCCGATCTCAGGGTGCGTTCCAGCCAATTGAAAGGTATCAATATTCCTGAGCATTTGGTACCGCTGGCGATCGATGAGTTTCCGGTATTGTTTGTGGCCGCTGCTTGTGCCGAAGGCCAAACTGTATTGACTGGTGCGGAGGAGTTGCGGGTTAAGGAATCAGACCGCATTCAAGTCATGGCGGATGGTTTACAAATTCTAGGGGTTGATGCCCAGCCGACCAAAGACGGTATGGTTATTAATGGCGGTGGCCATATCGGTAGCGGCGAAGTCGAATCCCATGGCGATCACCGTATCGCTATGTCGTTTTCGATTGCCGGCTTGCGTGCTTCCGGATCGATCACAATCAAGGATTGTGCGAACGTGAATACTTCATTTCCGGAGTTCCGCGACTTGGCGACCAAGCTGGGTTTGGTACTGACGAGCTTTTAA
- a CDS encoding prephenate dehydrogenase has translation MFNRLCIIGIGLIGGSIARAARAQGLCSEVVAYGREKNLPNMQLAKQLGVIDEFYTDIASALENTDCVIVATPVGSMQAIFEQIKPHWNSNAIYSDAGSTKGSVVSALEMVFGSVPTNFVPAHPIAGAERSGVDASTVDLFVNRRLILTPLESTDKLALAKIHAFWEKIGSSVSVMTVEHHDTVLAATSHLPHILAFALVGLLGRKDEQREIFKYAAGGFRDFSRIASSDPTMWQDICLANKQEIVPLIRQFQAELSKIEQLLVEDQAAQLFETFTYARNARQRFLDQQED, from the coding sequence GTGTTTAACCGCCTGTGCATCATTGGCATAGGTTTGATTGGCGGTTCGATAGCCAGAGCCGCGCGCGCGCAGGGTTTATGCAGTGAGGTTGTTGCCTATGGCCGCGAGAAAAATCTGCCGAATATGCAATTGGCCAAACAACTCGGCGTCATTGATGAGTTTTACACCGACATAGCTTCAGCGCTGGAAAATACCGATTGCGTAATCGTTGCCACGCCGGTCGGTAGCATGCAGGCTATTTTCGAACAAATTAAACCGCACTGGAACTCGAATGCTATTTACAGCGATGCCGGCAGCACTAAGGGCAGCGTGGTATCTGCGCTCGAAATGGTATTCGGCAGCGTACCGACTAATTTTGTGCCGGCGCATCCGATTGCCGGCGCGGAACGCAGCGGTGTTGATGCCTCGACCGTCGATTTGTTTGTCAATCGCCGCCTGATCCTGACGCCGCTAGAAAGCACCGATAAGCTGGCGCTGGCGAAAATCCATGCATTTTGGGAAAAGATCGGTTCCAGCGTTTCGGTGATGACGGTGGAACATCACGACACTGTGCTGGCCGCCACCAGCCATCTGCCGCATATTCTGGCTTTCGCCTTGGTCGGTTTGCTGGGGCGTAAGGACGAACAGCGCGAGATATTTAAATATGCCGCCGGCGGTTTCAGGGATTTCAGCCGCATCGCCTCCAGCGATCCGACCATGTGGCAGGATATCTGCCTGGCGAACAAGCAGGAAATCGTGCCGTTGATCCGGCAGTTTCAAGCGGAATTAAGCAAAATAGAACAATTGCTGGTTGAGGATCAAGCCGCGCAATTGTTCGAAACCTTTACGTATGCCAGAAATGCCCGGCAGCGTTTTCTCGATCAACAAGAAGACTAA
- the hisC gene encoding histidinol-phosphate transaminase, whose amino-acid sequence MNKFLELATAGVQQLVPYVPGKPVEELQRELGIAEVIKLASNENPLGTGAKVAAAIQATLPELTRYPDGSGFALKAGLSAKLSVAPEQITLGNGSSEILELVMRTFVTPELEVVFSQHAFALYPILTQAVGAKAKVVPAKNYGHDLPAMREQVGPQTRLVFIANPNNPTGTLLDKDELESFIANLPVHVLCVLDEAYHEFVAPALRAESIDWPNRYPNLIIARTFSKAYGLAGLRIGYGISSPDIADLLNRVRQPFNCSMLALAAAEAALGDTDYLNQTVALNNAGMAQLTDAFKDLDLPWIPSSGNFVSVDVKQAAMPIYEALLRKGVIVRPVANYEMPNHLRVSIGTERENAIFINALREVLSGV is encoded by the coding sequence ATGAATAAATTTTTAGAACTTGCTACTGCCGGCGTTCAACAGCTGGTGCCTTACGTGCCTGGCAAACCGGTTGAAGAATTGCAACGCGAGCTGGGTATAGCAGAAGTCATTAAGTTAGCGTCCAATGAAAATCCTCTCGGTACCGGTGCGAAAGTTGCCGCCGCCATCCAAGCGACATTGCCCGAACTGACCCGCTATCCCGATGGCAGCGGTTTTGCGTTGAAAGCCGGGCTATCTGCTAAATTAAGCGTGGCTCCCGAACAAATTACCTTGGGTAACGGCTCCAGTGAGATTCTGGAATTAGTAATGCGGACTTTTGTTACACCGGAATTGGAAGTGGTATTTTCCCAGCACGCGTTCGCGTTGTATCCGATTCTGACGCAAGCCGTCGGCGCCAAAGCCAAAGTCGTGCCGGCCAAAAATTACGGCCATGATTTGCCAGCGATGCGCGAACAAGTTGGTCCGCAAACACGCCTAGTGTTTATCGCCAATCCCAATAATCCGACCGGCACCTTGCTGGATAAAGATGAACTGGAAAGCTTCATCGCCAATTTGCCTGTTCATGTGCTGTGCGTCTTGGATGAGGCTTATCATGAATTCGTGGCTCCTGCCCTTAGAGCCGAATCTATTGATTGGCCGAATCGTTATCCAAATCTGATCATAGCCCGCACTTTCTCCAAGGCATATGGGTTGGCAGGCTTGCGCATCGGTTACGGGATTTCCTCCCCTGACATCGCCGATCTGTTGAACAGAGTGCGCCAACCTTTCAATTGCAGCATGCTGGCATTAGCCGCAGCGGAAGCCGCGCTGGGGGACACAGATTACCTGAATCAGACCGTGGCTCTCAATAATGCGGGCATGGCGCAGTTGACTGACGCGTTCAAGGATTTGGATTTACCCTGGATTCCTTCATCCGGCAATTTTGTGTCCGTGGATGTCAAACAGGCGGCCATGCCTATTTACGAGGCCTTGTTGCGCAAGGGTGTCATCGTGCGACCGGTAGCCAATTATGAAATGCCCAACCACCTGCGGGTCAGCATCGGCACCGAGCGCGAAAACGCAATATTTATAAACGCATTGCGCGAGGTGTTGAGCGGTGTTTAA
- the pheA gene encoding prephenate dehydratase codes for MTAIIPLSELRERIDAIDQQILQLINRRAECAIEVARTKMAEGETGSFYRADREAQVLRKIKELNPGPLSDDASVHLFRELMSACLALEKPLEVAFLGPVGTFTQQATFKHFGHAVKGIPAATIPEIFLAVETGHCQFGVVPVENSTEGVIAHTLDRFMTTSLQICGEVEIRVHQNLLGKMDTLAAINEVYSHQQSLAQCRQWLNSYLPGVPCTAVSSNAEAARLASLDHNKAAIAGLMAAELYELNIIEQHIEDESNNTTRFIVIGKQQPASTGLDKTSILVSTGNQAGALHKILGPFAEYGISMAHIESRPSRQGLWEYVFFIDIDGHRDDPDVAKALETLQNNVKMLKILGSYPKAVI; via the coding sequence ATGACGGCGATTATTCCTTTATCGGAGCTGCGCGAACGTATCGACGCGATTGATCAGCAAATATTGCAGTTGATCAATCGACGAGCGGAGTGTGCTATTGAAGTAGCCAGAACCAAAATGGCAGAAGGTGAAACCGGTAGTTTTTATCGTGCTGATCGTGAAGCTCAAGTGTTGCGTAAAATCAAAGAGCTGAATCCCGGCCCGTTGAGTGATGATGCGTCTGTGCATCTATTCCGGGAATTGATGTCGGCTTGTTTGGCCTTGGAAAAGCCCTTGGAAGTCGCCTTTTTGGGGCCGGTCGGCACGTTTACTCAGCAAGCGACGTTCAAGCATTTCGGCCATGCAGTCAAAGGCATCCCGGCCGCTACGATTCCGGAGATTTTTCTAGCTGTGGAAACCGGTCATTGCCAATTCGGCGTGGTGCCGGTGGAAAATTCCACCGAAGGCGTGATTGCGCATACGCTGGATCGCTTCATGACCACCTCATTGCAAATTTGCGGTGAAGTGGAAATTCGCGTGCATCAAAATCTGCTCGGCAAAATGGATACATTAGCCGCGATTAACGAAGTCTATTCCCATCAGCAATCCTTGGCGCAATGTCGGCAATGGTTAAATAGCTATTTGCCTGGTGTGCCTTGCACGGCGGTCAGCAGTAATGCCGAAGCCGCCAGGCTCGCGTCGTTGGATCATAACAAGGCCGCGATAGCCGGTTTGATGGCAGCCGAATTGTATGAGTTGAACATCATCGAACAGCATATCGAGGATGAATCCAACAATACCACGCGCTTTATCGTCATCGGTAAGCAGCAGCCGGCATCCACTGGACTCGATAAAACCTCCATTTTGGTATCTACCGGCAATCAGGCTGGCGCGCTACATAAAATTCTGGGGCCGTTTGCCGAATACGGCATCAGTATGGCGCATATTGAGTCCAGGCCATCGCGGCAGGGCTTGTGGGAATACGTGTTTTTTATTGATATCGATGGTCATCGAGATGATCCTGATGTTGCCAAAGCCCTGGAAACTCTGCAAAACAACGTAAAAATGTTGAAAATCCTCGGCTCTTATCCAAAAGCCGTTATTTAA
- the serC gene encoding 3-phosphoserine/phosphohydroxythreonine transaminase, producing the protein MARIYNFSAGPSMMPEAVLQQAQQEMLNWQDSGMSVMEMSHRGKHFMAIAEAMKNDLIELLGIPANYKVLFLQGGASAQFAMIPQNILNGKTKAGYANTGAWSTSAIKEAGKYCEVQLAATSEAEKFTTIPAFDTWNIDKDAAYLHYTSNETIHGVEFSEVPDAGDLPLVCDMSSNILSRPVDVSRYGIIYAGTQKNMGPSGVTVVIVRDDLVGLAPKTVPAVFDYQQQAKADSMLNTPATYNWYLLGLVLQWLKQQGGIAAIEQHNIRKAGKLYQAIDESSLYSNPVVKDYRSRMNVPFVLADAGLDKEFLALAEKNGLSTLAGHRSVGGMRASIYNAMPEAGVDALIDFMAEFERTH; encoded by the coding sequence ATGGCAAGGATTTATAACTTTAGCGCCGGTCCGTCAATGATGCCGGAAGCGGTGTTGCAGCAAGCCCAGCAAGAGATGTTGAATTGGCAAGATAGCGGCATGTCGGTGATGGAAATGAGTCATCGTGGTAAGCATTTCATGGCCATAGCCGAAGCGATGAAAAACGATCTGATCGAACTGCTCGGCATTCCTGCTAATTACAAAGTGCTGTTCCTGCAAGGCGGCGCCAGCGCGCAATTTGCAATGATTCCGCAGAATATTCTCAACGGTAAAACCAAGGCCGGTTATGCGAATACCGGCGCATGGTCGACTAGTGCAATCAAGGAAGCAGGTAAATATTGCGAAGTACAGCTTGCGGCTACCTCGGAAGCGGAAAAATTCACCACTATTCCAGCGTTCGATACCTGGAATATCGATAAAGATGCTGCTTATTTGCACTACACATCCAACGAAACCATCCACGGCGTAGAATTTTCCGAAGTGCCCGATGCCGGCGATTTACCGTTGGTGTGTGATATGTCCTCGAATATCTTGTCGCGTCCGGTCGATGTTAGCCGCTACGGTATTATTTATGCCGGTACGCAGAAAAACATGGGGCCGTCCGGTGTGACCGTGGTTATCGTTCGGGACGATTTGGTAGGCTTGGCACCGAAAACCGTGCCGGCAGTGTTCGACTACCAGCAACAGGCAAAAGCCGACTCCATGTTGAATACGCCTGCCACCTATAATTGGTATCTGTTGGGATTGGTGCTGCAATGGCTGAAACAGCAAGGCGGTATCGCAGCTATCGAGCAGCATAATATTCGTAAAGCCGGCAAGCTTTACCAGGCTATCGATGAATCCAGCCTTTATAGCAATCCGGTGGTGAAAGACTACCGCTCCCGAATGAACGTGCCTTTCGTGTTGGCGGATGCGGGGCTGGACAAAGAATTTTTGGCGTTGGCCGAGAAAAACGGCCTTAGTACGCTTGCTGGCCACCGCTCGGTCGGGGGCATGCGTGCGAGTATTTACAACGCCATGCCGGAAGCCGGGGTCGATGCCTTGATCGATTTCATGGCCGAGTTCGAACGTACTCACTAA
- the gyrA gene encoding DNA gyrase subunit A, translating to MSDFAKEIIPVNLEDEMKQSYLDYAMSVIVGRALPDVRDGLKPVHRRVLYAMNELGNDWNKPYKKSARIVGDVIGKYHPHGDTAVYDTMVRMAQPFSLRYMLIDGQGNFGSVDGDSPAAMRYTEVRMAKIAHELLADLDKETVDFVANYDESESEPTVMPTRVPTLLVNGSSGIAVGMATNIPPHNLSEIISACLALIENPDLTIPELMQIVPGPDFPTAGIINGASGIFEAYATGRGRIYLRGRSHFEDIGDSGRQAIITTELPYQVNKARLLEKIAELVKDGKLDGISGLRDESDKDGMRMVIELRRGEVPDVVLNNLYKQTQMQTVFGINMVALYDGRPHLMGLKEILAAFVDHRREIVTRRTIYNLRKARERAHILEGLAVALANIDEMIELIKSSPNPQEAKVGLLAQTWKAGLVAALLDRADADRSRPDDLSVEFGLADGAYRLSEAQAQAILDLRLHRLTGLEQEKIVNEYKQLLELIDEYLHILGNDVRLMEVIREELEEIKSQYGDARRTEIVQDYSNLSAEDLITEEDMVVTMSHEGYVKTQPLSDYKAQRRGGRGKSATATKENDFVEKLIIANTHDTILCFSSAGKVYWLRVFNLPVASRASRGKPFVNLLPLEEGEKINAMLPVREYSADKYIFMATSSGTVKKTPLPEFERQRSNGKIAIDLNENDTLVGVAITDGQQNVLLFSSDGKAVCFNETDVRSMGRTATGVRGIRLQEGQKVISLIIASEGTVLNITENGYGKRTKLEEFTQHRRGGQGLIAIQTSERNGAVVGAVLVNDTDEIMLITDGGILVRTRVKEISVVGRNTQGVTVIRLDKGERVVGVDRIDGLGDEDDDAEGDIDETDVPADSAEQGGEEE from the coding sequence ATGTCAGACTTCGCTAAAGAAATTATCCCCGTCAATCTCGAAGACGAGATGAAACAATCCTACCTCGATTATGCCATGAGCGTCATCGTCGGCAGGGCACTTCCCGATGTCAGAGACGGCCTCAAGCCGGTGCACCGTCGCGTGCTTTATGCGATGAACGAACTAGGGAACGATTGGAACAAACCCTATAAAAAATCGGCACGTATCGTCGGTGACGTGATCGGTAAATACCACCCGCATGGCGATACAGCCGTATACGACACCATGGTCCGCATGGCTCAGCCGTTTTCTTTGCGCTACATGTTAATTGACGGTCAAGGTAACTTCGGTTCGGTGGACGGCGATTCGCCGGCGGCGATGCGGTATACCGAAGTGCGGATGGCGAAAATTGCCCATGAATTACTCGCTGACCTGGACAAGGAAACAGTGGATTTCGTCGCCAACTACGACGAATCCGAATCCGAACCCACCGTCATGCCAACCCGAGTGCCAACCTTGTTGGTCAATGGCTCATCCGGTATCGCGGTCGGTATGGCAACCAATATACCGCCGCATAATCTCAGCGAGATTATCAGCGCTTGTTTGGCCTTGATCGAAAATCCCGATCTGACTATTCCGGAATTGATGCAAATCGTGCCGGGACCGGATTTTCCAACCGCCGGTATTATCAATGGCGCCTCCGGTATTTTTGAAGCGTATGCCACGGGCCGTGGCCGTATTTACCTGCGCGGCCGCAGCCATTTTGAAGACATAGGCGATAGCGGCCGCCAAGCCATTATCACCACTGAGCTACCATACCAGGTCAACAAAGCCCGCTTGTTGGAAAAAATCGCCGAATTGGTCAAAGATGGCAAGCTGGACGGTATCTCCGGCCTGCGCGACGAGTCAGACAAGGATGGCATGCGCATGGTCATCGAATTGCGCCGCGGCGAGGTGCCGGACGTGGTGCTAAATAATCTGTACAAACAAACCCAGATGCAGACCGTGTTTGGTATCAACATGGTGGCGCTATACGACGGTCGCCCGCACCTGATGGGTCTGAAAGAGATTCTCGCCGCATTCGTCGATCACCGTCGCGAGATAGTCACCCGTAGAACGATTTACAACTTGCGGAAGGCGCGGGAGCGGGCGCATATCCTGGAGGGCCTGGCGGTTGCGCTGGCTAACATCGACGAAATGATCGAGCTGATCAAATCTTCGCCGAATCCGCAAGAAGCTAAAGTGGGTTTGCTGGCGCAGACCTGGAAAGCCGGCTTGGTGGCTGCATTGCTGGATAGAGCCGATGCCGACCGTTCGAGGCCCGATGATTTATCCGTTGAGTTTGGTTTGGCGGATGGTGCTTACCGCTTGTCGGAAGCCCAAGCGCAGGCAATTCTGGATTTGCGTTTGCATCGTTTGACCGGTTTAGAACAAGAAAAAATCGTCAACGAATACAAGCAATTGCTCGAGCTGATCGACGAATATCTGCATATTCTCGGTAATGACGTGCGCTTGATGGAAGTGATCCGCGAAGAGCTGGAAGAAATCAAATCCCAATACGGCGATGCCCGTCGCACCGAAATCGTTCAGGATTACTCCAATCTATCCGCTGAAGATCTCATCACCGAAGAAGATATGGTGGTGACCATGTCGCACGAAGGTTACGTAAAAACCCAGCCCCTCAGCGATTACAAAGCTCAGCGTCGCGGTGGACGTGGCAAGTCGGCGACAGCGACGAAGGAAAACGATTTTGTCGAAAAACTGATTATTGCAAATACTCACGATACGATTTTATGCTTTTCGTCTGCCGGTAAAGTTTATTGGTTGCGGGTGTTTAATTTACCGGTCGCCAGCCGGGCATCGCGCGGTAAGCCTTTCGTGAATTTATTGCCGTTGGAAGAAGGCGAAAAAATTAACGCAATGTTGCCGGTCCGCGAATACAGTGCCGACAAATACATTTTTATGGCAACGTCTTCAGGTACCGTGAAAAAAACCCCGTTGCCTGAATTCGAACGTCAACGCAGCAACGGTAAAATCGCGATAGATTTAAACGAAAATGACACCTTGGTGGGCGTAGCGATTACCGACGGTCAGCAAAACGTATTGTTGTTCAGCAGCGACGGCAAAGCGGTGTGCTTCAACGAAACCGATGTGCGCTCGATGGGCAGAACCGCTACCGGGGTGCGTGGCATTCGCTTGCAAGAAGGTCAAAAAGTCATTTCGCTGATTATCGCCAGCGAAGGCACGGTGCTGAATATCACCGAAAACGGTTACGGCAAACGGACCAAACTGGAAGAGTTTACCCAACATAGACGCGGCGGTCAGGGTTTGATCGCGATTCAGACTTCCGAACGTAATGGCGCGGTAGTTGGCGCGGTATTGGTCAACGATACCGACGAAATAATGTTGATTACCGACGGCGGTATTTTAGTGCGGACGCGGGTCAAGGAAATTTCCGTGGTCGGTAGAAACACCCAAGGCGTCACGGTGATTCGTCTGGATAAGGGCGAAAGAGTCGTCGGCGTGGATCGCATTGATGGTCTGGGCGATGAAGACGATGACGCCGAAGGCGATATTGACGAAACCGATGTTCCAGCAGATAGCGCCGAACAAGGCGGAGAAGAGGAATAA
- a CDS encoding dienelactone hydrolase family protein encodes MAIMSNTVSYLDRDTVLEGFFAYDDAIIGQRPVVLIHHAWGGRDQFVADKALKLAELGYLAFATDMYGKGVLGKTPEQNAVLMQPFIQDRGKLQQRLRAALSTVKLMPWADNARIAAIGFCFGGLCALDLARIGVDIRGVVSFHGLLGAPENIPNPEIKAKVLVLHGYDDPMASAEQVLALQDELTKAGADWQLHSYGHTMHAFTNPVANNPDFGTVYQPIADRRSWQAMQNFLTEIFA; translated from the coding sequence ATGGCAATAATGTCGAACACCGTCAGTTACCTGGATCGCGATACGGTACTGGAAGGTTTTTTTGCTTATGACGATGCAATTATTGGGCAGAGACCGGTGGTGCTGATCCATCATGCTTGGGGCGGACGAGACCAGTTTGTGGCCGACAAGGCCCTCAAATTGGCCGAACTGGGTTATTTGGCGTTCGCTACGGATATGTACGGCAAAGGCGTCCTGGGAAAGACGCCGGAACAAAACGCCGTATTGATGCAACCCTTCATACAAGATCGGGGGAAATTGCAACAGCGCTTACGGGCGGCGCTATCCACTGTCAAACTAATGCCATGGGCCGACAACGCTAGGATTGCGGCGATAGGTTTTTGTTTCGGCGGTTTGTGTGCGCTGGATTTGGCGCGGATCGGTGTGGATATTCGCGGGGTTGTGTCGTTTCATGGCTTGCTCGGTGCGCCTGAAAATATCCCGAACCCCGAAATCAAGGCCAAGGTACTGGTGTTGCATGGCTATGATGACCCCATGGCCTCCGCTGAGCAAGTACTTGCCTTGCAAGACGAATTAACCAAGGCAGGTGCGGACTGGCAGTTGCATAGTTACGGCCACACGATGCACGCGTTTACCAACCCTGTGGCCAATAATCCCGATTTTGGTACAGTTTATCAGCCGATTGCTGATCGCCGGTCTTGGCAAGCGATGCAAAACTTTTTGACCGAGATTTTTGCCTGA